In Spirosoma sp. KUDC1026, the sequence GCCAACATCACCGCTGGCCACATCATCATCTTGAGCTTGCTGGGTCTGATTTTTATGGCTAACGCCCTGGCGGGAGCAACTACGAGTGTGGCGATCAGCCCAGTGGTTATGTTCTTTACGCTGTTTCTGAATTTCATTGAATTAATCGTAGCGTTCCTGCAGGCGTTCATCTTTACCCTGCTGACCGCCATGTATATCGGCAGCGCCGTGGAGGAACATCACCACCACGACGAAGCACACGGTACCGTTTCCGAACTGGGCTAATCGGAAAATGTAGGTAGTTAGTCCAATTGTTGATTTGCAATCTTTTGTTTGTTTCACTTAATAAATCTGTTTGAATATCATGTTCGCAATGTTGTTTGCTCTTCTGCTGGAAGCTACGGGTAGCATTTCTGTATTCGGTGCTGCTCTAGGCGCTGGTCTGGCCGCTATCGGTGCTGGTATGGGTATCGGTCGTATCGGTGGTAGCGCTATGGAAGCTATTGCTCGTCAGCCAGAAGCGGCTGCTCGTATCCAG encodes:
- the atpE gene encoding ATP synthase F0 subunit C, which encodes MLFALLLEATGSISVFGAALGAGLAAIGAGMGIGRIGGSAMEAIARQPEAAARIQTAMLVIAALIEAVALFAAVICLLVATAA